Within the Acuticoccus sediminis genome, the region GCCTGATGTGGCTCGTTCGTGGCGTGATACCTTCGCGAGGCAGGGATACGCTACGATGTTGCTCGCGCCGCATCCGCTCGGTCCTGGCTGAGCCGGGGCCGCAAACTCGACAAGCCGACCATCGGCTCCATCGTAGTGTTCTGTCGCGGCAAGCGCGACGGCTGGCAGGGTCACGTCGGGTTCTACGCCGGCCGCGCGAAGAACGGCGATATTCTGGTCCTCGGCGGCAACCAGGGCGATGCGGTCAGCATCCGGCCGTATTCGGCAAGCCAGCTGCTCGGCTATCGCTGGCCAGGCGATGTGGCGCTTCCGCCGGACATCGAGCCGCTGGCGAAATCCGGCGTCGTGCAGGGCACCAGCATCGCCGTCGCTAGTGGCGGGGCGATCGTCGTCGAGAACCTACCCGCGCTTGTCACCGAACTCGAGCGGGCCGATCGACACATCCAGGCCGGGACCATCTTCGGCAGAGCAATCGGCGTGCTGATCGTCGCCGGGGGCGGGTACGCGCTTTGGAAACGTGTCAGGGCCGCTCGGCAGCTGAGCGAAGCATGATGGGTTGGCTTATCGCACTGCCTTGGGTTCGGCGGCTCGCGATGTATGCCGCCGCTGTCGGCACCTTGTTCGCGGCGCTGGTCGCACTCCGTCGCTCGGGCGAGCGCAGCGGACGTTTGCAAGAACAACTCGAACAGGAACGGGAGGTGTCCGATGCGCGTCAGCAGATGCTGGATGCAGCGCGCAGTCGCACTCGTGGGCGTGATGATCTCGCTCGGCGCATGCCCGACGGAGAGTTCTGAGTCGGGCGGCTTCGTCTGCGTGCCGGTGCCGGAGTACCGGCAAGAATTCCTCGACCGGGCGGCGAGTGAGGCGCCGGTCGGAGCTCGTAGTCGGCACCCGGCACGGGCAGCCTGGCGGGGGATCGGAGCGCTGCATGGAGCACGGTCCACCGCTCGCGGAAGGTGTCGCCGCGGCGGTCGATATCCTCACCGAAGGCTGCGAGCTCCTGCGGGCGGTCGCCGGCCCCGAGACCGAGAAGAAGGCGACCGCCGGAAAGCGCCTGAAGAGACGCTGCTGCCTTGGCCACGTGAAGCGGGTGACGCAGTGTCAGCACCGCGGCCGCCGTGCCGAGCGCAATGCGCTGGGTTCGGGTCGCGACGCTGCCAAGCGCGACGAACGGATCGAGGTGCCCGAACGCTTCCGGATACCAGGGCCCGTTCAACGGCACGTCCCGAACCCAGTACGCCGCGAACCCCAGCGCATCGGCGCGCACCGCGAAGTCCACCTGCTCGCGGTAGTCGATCGCGATGCCGGGCGCACGCCGGAGCGGCGCCATGATGCCGATCGACAGCGCGCCGTCGCGGAAGACGGAGCCGGTCACGGGCGTGGCGGGCAGGGTGCTTGACATGGTGTCGGTCGGGGTCATCGCGGCGCGTTACCAGGCGAACCCGTCGCCGATCGTCGCGTTGCCGCGCCGATAGTCGAACGGACCCTCACCGGCCCAGTCCTTGCCGTTCGGGAAGCGCACCTCGACCCCGCCCAGTGCCGCGGGATCGAACAGCCGCATGTTGACTCCCATCAGGTCGACCTCCGGATGGTCGTGGCTGAACCGCTCGGTGAAGACCCAGTGGGTCGTCGCGGCGCACCGCACGCAGGAGTGGACCGCGGCCGCCGCGTTCGGCTTGTCCCGGCGGACGAACGAGACCGTATCGCCGACGACGATCGCCGCCGCGGCCGGGACATAGGCCCAGGCTCCGCCGGATTTGCGGCACAGGTCGCAGTTGCAATCATGGATGAAGTCGGGTTTTCGCTCGATCGTGACGCTTACCGCGCCACACAGACATTTGCCGGTCATTCAGATCTCCCGTTGCGAATTGGTTCGGCAACCGAGGGCGTTCGCACTCGGGCGCATGTGTGCCTTCAGAGTGTCGGGTGCAGCCCGCGAACCGGGCTCGCACGTTCCAGAAGCGAGGCGACGTGGAGGATCGTGGACTCGGCCAGCCAGCTGCCGACGATCTGGACATTGATCGGCAGCCCTTCCTTGGATGTGCCGAACCGCATCGAGATGCCCGGCAGGCCCGTGATGTTGAGGGGCACCGTCGCGCCCTGCAGATAGGTTGCGTCGACCGTCTGGCCGTTGATGACGAACTCGTCCTGTCCATGCGGGTGCGCGGGGAGCGGCAACACCGGTGTAACCAGAGCGTCGAACTGCTCGAAGTATGCGGCGTAGCCGTCGCGGAGGCGCTCTGCGGCCTGCTCGGCCTCGATGAACGCCGTCATCGATGTGTCGGGAAGCGAGAGCATCGTCTTCGACATCTTGTACATGTCACCTTCGTGGCCGGCGGTCACCGCAGCGAACTTCGGCTTCATCTCCATGACGTGCAGCCGGTTGAAGACGTCGAGCGCAAAGTCCTTCTCGAGCGCCGGGATGCGGACTGGCTCGACGTGGAGGCCGAGGTCCTCGAGCGCCTTAGCCGCGGCCTGAACCGTCGCGCCGACCTCGGGGTCGATCGGACCGAAGCCCGGCTCCACCAGCCAGCCGACACGGAGCTGCCGGTCGGGCTGGCGACCGATGCCCGCGTCGAACCGGCCAATGCTGGTGGCGAAGGCGTCCTTCCCGTCCGGACCCGCGAGCTGCGAATAGGCGAGAGCAAGGTCGCGAATGCTGCGCGCCATCGGGCCCACGTGCCAGAAGCGGCGCGGTGCGCGCGGATAGATGCCGGTCATCGGCACCCGCCCATGCGTCGCCTTGAGCGAGACGATACCGGTCTGCGCGGCCGGTCCGCGGACGGAGATGGCAAGGTCGGTGCCGAGACCGATCGGCGACATGCCAGCTGCGATCGCCGCCGACTCGCCACCGCTCGATCCGCCGGGCGTGCGGGTCACGTCCCAGGGATTGTTCGACCGGCCGGACAGAAGGTTGTCGCTCTCGATCCAGTAGGAGAACTCCGGAAGGTTGGTCTTGGCGAGCAGGATGCCGCCCGCCTGTTTCATTCGCGCGACGCTCGTGGCGTCGGCCTCCGGGATGCGCCCCCTGAAGATCGGCGAACCGCGCTGCGTGAGAACCCCCTTCGTGTCGATCGAGTCCTTGGCCGTGAACGGGACGCCGTGGAGCGGTCCGACGTCGTCGCCGGCGAGGATCGCGGCCTCCGCCCTCTTCGCCTCCGTGATCGCATCGCCCGCGAGCGTGACGATCGCATTGATTTTGGGGTCGACCGCCTGGATGCGATCGAGATGCGCCTCGACGACCTCGACCGGAGACACCTCCTTGCTGCGGATGCGCTCGGCGAGCTCCGTGGCGTCGGAGAAAATGATGTCTTCACTCATCACGGCTTTTCCGATCCTTCGGCGCGACCGAATCGCGTGGGCTGAGCGCGACGGGGTCGCTGGCGGGAAAGCTCTCCTCCAGCGCCTCGTCGAGCAGGGCGTCGAGATGGTCGTCGGCCTGGTCGTGGGCGGGCACGGGCGCGGGTGCGTCGCCGGCCGGATGCTCCGGCATGCTCGTCATCCCTTTCGGTGAGCGAGGAGGCGGCGGGCGGCCTCGGTCGATGACGCGGGGTTCTGCCCGGTGATGAGATTGCCGTCCTCGAGGACGTAGGACGACCAGTCGTCACCCTGGGAGAACCGGCCGCCGAGCGCCTTGAGCTCGTCCTCGACCAGGAACGGCACGACCTTGGTCAGCCCGACCGCCTCCTCCTCGGAGTTGGCGAAGCCGGTGACGGGCCGGCCGGCGACGAGCGGCTTGCCGTCGGTCCCCTTGACGTGGCGCAGGACACCGGGCGCGTGGCACACGAGGGCGAGAGGCTTGCCGGCGGCGTTCATCGCCTCCAGCAGCGCGATGGACGTCTCGTCTTCGGCAAGATCCCACAGCGGTCCGTGGCCGCCGGGATAGAAGACCGCGTCGAAGTCGGCGGCGTTCACGTCGGCGAGCTTGACGGTGTTCGCCAGAACCTCGCGCGCGGCGGCGTCCGCCTTGAAACGCTCGGTCGCGTCGGTCTGGAACTGTGGCTCGTCGCTCTTGGGATCGAGCGGGGGCTGCCCGCCCTTCACCGATGCGACGGTGATGGCAATGCCGGCATCGTGCAGGACGAAGTACGGGGCGGCGAACTCCTCGAGCCAGAAGCCGGTCTTGCGGCCGGTGTCGCCGAGGGTGTCGTGGGAGGTGAGGACCATGAGGACGTTCATCGGGTGCTCTCGTTCGGAATTGGGGGAAGGCGCGCGGCCGACGCCGCGCCGTTCGGGGATCCGCGATCCCGCAGCTCCTGCCGCAGGGTGGCGACGTCTTGTGTCGGCGCGAGGCCGTAGAATTTGCGGTAGTCGCGATTGAACTGCGACAGGCTCTCGTAGCCGACGTTGTAGGCGACGGCGGCGACGCTCTCCGCCGCGAGTAGTCGTTTTCGGGCGATGTGGAGCCGCATCTGCTTCTGGAACTGAAGCGGCGAAACGGTGGTGACCGTCTTGAAGTGCCGGTGGAAGCTCGGAACGCTCATGTTGACGCGCTCCGCCAGCTCCGCGACCCGCAGCGGCTCCGAGACATTCTCGCGGATCCACTGCGTCGCCCGGCCGATGCGGGCGATGTTCCCCTCCGGCCATGCCAGCGCTTGCAGGAGCGGCGCGAACGGGCTGTGGAGCAGGCGCCAGACGATCTCCCGGTTGATCATCGGAGCGAGAATCGGGACGTCGGCCGGCCGATCGAGAAGCTCGAGCAACCGGGCCAGCGGATCGGCGAGCGCCGGATCGAAGTCCATGACGCCGAATGGCGCCGCCGCCTCTGCAGCGGGCCCGTGCGCCTGGTTGCCGATAAGTTCGGCGACGTTCGACAGGTCGAGCGCGACGCTGATCGCGAGGTAGGGCGTGGCAGTGCTCGCTTCGACGATGCGCGACGTGACGGGCAGATCGACGCCGGCGATCAGCGATTGGCCGGCGGTGTACCGGACGAGCTGGTCGCAGATCATCGCCTCCTTCTCGCCCTGCAGCACGACGCTGTAGACGGGGTGCTGCACGGTCACGAACGGCTCGCTCGCCCGCGTGAAACAGGAGAGCGTCAGTCCGTCGATGTGCGTATGCATCCCGTAACGTTTGGCTTGGCGCTCGGTCAGCGGCACGAGGCGGCACAGATCTTCGTGTTCATTCATGCACGGATCCTGTCTCTGGAGCGGACTAAGGTTTCATCGCCGCGACGGCGCCCTCGATGGGCGTCGTGCCTCCCGTGACCTCGAGGATGACGCGGTTGACGGTGGGCTGACGCAGGAGTTCTGCGATCGTGACAGCGACGTCGTCGCGCCGGATCTCCTCGTGAACCTTCGCGAGGCCGAGGTCGACGGTGCCGGCGCCCGGCTCGTTGCGCAGCGCCGACGGTCGCAGGATCACCCAATCGAGGGCGGTGAGCACAAGCTGGGTCTCCGCGTGCTTCTTGGCGACCATGTAGTGCTCGAAGTCCTCGTTCATCCGCCGCTCGCGCCACGCCTCCGGGAAGACGGAGACGAGGACGAAGCGCCGGATGCCGGCGAGTTCGGCGGCGGCCGCGAGCTTGCCTGGCCCTTCGCCGTCTACTTGATCGGTCGCCTCGGGCCCGTCGCGTCCGCCCGCGCCGGCGGTGAACACGATGGCGTCGTTGCCGCGCATCGCTTCGGCGAGTTCGGCGACCGACATCGCAACAAGGTCGCCGGGCGTGGTCGCAATTCCCTCGGCGGCCAGCTCGTCCCGCTTCGCCGCCTGGCGGACCAGTCCGTCGACGCGGTTGCCTCGCGCCGTCAGCTGGCGGGCGAGCCGCACGCCGACACCGCCGCCGATCCCGATGATGAAGACGTTCATGCCAAAATCCTTGTCTACGATCGCGTCAACCCGCGTGCGCCTCGACGAGCCACAGCGCCTTGTCGAGACTGCGCGCGAAGCCGGTGAGGATGTCCGCGGTGACCGCGTCGCCGGCTCCGCCGGTCTGGTCGATCCCCTCGCGGACGGCTCCCACGAGCGCCGCGTACCGCTCCGCCAGCGCCGCCAGATGATCCTCCTCGGCACGCAATGCGTCGGGATAGACCGGCAGGCGCGTCGAAGCCGCCACCGCTTGCACCGAACCTTCGGCGACGGCGCCGAGCTGGACGATGCGTTCTGCGGTGGCGTCGACGTGGCCGTCGAGGTCGGAGCGGAAGCCGTCGAGCATCTCGTGAAGCGCGATGAAGCGCGACCCCTTGAGGTTCCAGTGGGCGTGCTTGGTGAGGAGCGCCAGATCGATACCGTCGGCCAGAATGGCCTGCAGGCAGTCGACCGAGACGGTGCGCGCATTGGCGCTGAGGTTGATGCCGTGCATGACGTCACCCACGGATGAAGGAGAGGACGTCGGCATTGAAGCGGTCGGCGTCGATCTGGGCGAGGCCGTGCGAGCCTCCCTCGTAGACCGTCAGGACCGCGTCCTTCACGATCTCGGCCGCCTTGGCCGACGAAGCGGCGAGGGGAACGATCTGGTCGTCGCTGCCATGGACGATCAGCGTCGGGCGGTCGATCGCTTCGAGGTCTCTGGTGTAGTCGACCTCGGAGAACTCGCGCACGCAGTCGAACTGGCCCTTGATGCCGCCGGCGAGCCCCTGGAGGCGGAAGCTCTCGCGAAGTCCCTCGTCGACGACGGCGCCCGGACGGTTGAAGCCGTAGAACGGCATCGTCAGGTCATAGTAGAACTGTGCCCGGTTGGCCTCGACCTGCGCGCGGATGTCGTCGAAGACCGCCATCGGCGTGCCTTCCGGGTTCGCATCGGTGCGCAGCATCAGCGGCGGCACGGCTCCGACCAGCACCACCTTCGCCACGCGTGACGAGCCGTGCCGGCCGATATAATGCGCGACCTCGCCGCCGCCGGTGGAA harbors:
- a CDS encoding TIGR02594 family protein; the protein is MRYDVARAASARSWLSRGRKLDKPTIGSIVVFCRGKRDGWQGHVGFYAGRAKNGDILVLGGNQGDAVSIRPYSASQLLGYRWPGDVALPPDIEPLAKSGVVQGTSIAVASGGAIVVENLPALVTELERADRHIQAGTIFGRAIGVLIVAGGGYALWKRVRAARQLSEA
- a CDS encoding aldehyde-activating protein; the protein is MTGKCLCGAVSVTIERKPDFIHDCNCDLCRKSGGAWAYVPAAAAIVVGDTVSFVRRDKPNAAAAVHSCVRCAATTHWVFTERFSHDHPEVDLMGVNMRLFDPAALGGVEVRFPNGKDWAGEGPFDYRRGNATIGDGFAW
- a CDS encoding LLM class flavin-dependent oxidoreductase; translated protein: MTPTDTMSSTLPATPVTGSVFRDGALSIGIMAPLRRAPGIAIDYREQVDFAVRADALGFAAYWVRDVPLNGPWYPEAFGHLDPFVALGSVATRTQRIALGTAAAVLTLRHPLHVAKAAASLQALSGGRLLLGLGAGDRPQELAAFGEDIDRRGDTFRERWTVLHAALRSPARLPVPGADYELRPAPHSPPGRGILAGTPAPARRRSRPTQNSPSGMRRARSSRPRVRLRAASSIC
- the dps gene encoding DNA starvation/stationary phase protection protein Dps; its protein translation is MHGINLSANARTVSVDCLQAILADGIDLALLTKHAHWNLKGSRFIALHEMLDGFRSDLDGHVDATAERIVQLGAVAEGSVQAVAASTRLPVYPDALRAEEDHLAALAERYAALVGAVREGIDQTGGAGDAVTADILTGFARSLDKALWLVEAHAG
- a CDS encoding type 1 glutamine amidotransferase domain-containing protein, which produces MNVLMVLTSHDTLGDTGRKTGFWLEEFAAPYFVLHDAGIAITVASVKGGQPPLDPKSDEPQFQTDATERFKADAAAREVLANTVKLADVNAADFDAVFYPGGHGPLWDLAEDETSIALLEAMNAAGKPLALVCHAPGVLRHVKGTDGKPLVAGRPVTGFANSEEEAVGLTKVVPFLVEDELKALGGRFSQGDDWSSYVLEDGNLITGQNPASSTEAARRLLAHRKG
- a CDS encoding alpha/beta fold hydrolase is translated as MPTHTTRDGVSLYYKDWGPRSGQPIVLSHGWPLSADAWDRQMLAFGNAGYRVVAHDRRGHGRSAQPWDGNDMDRYADDLAELIEYLDLSGAVLIGHSTGGGEVAHYIGRHGSSRVAKVVLVGAVPPLMLRTDANPEGTPMAVFDDIRAQVEANRAQFYYDLTMPFYGFNRPGAVVDEGLRESFRLQGLAGGIKGQFDCVREFSEVDYTRDLEAIDRPTLIVHGSDDQIVPLAASSAKAAEIVKDAVLTVYEGGSHGLAQIDADRFNADVLSFIRG
- a CDS encoding NAD(P)H-binding protein, translating into MNVFIIGIGGGVGVRLARQLTARGNRVDGLVRQAAKRDELAAEGIATTPGDLVAMSVAELAEAMRGNDAIVFTAGAGGRDGPEATDQVDGEGPGKLAAAAELAGIRRFVLVSVFPEAWRERRMNEDFEHYMVAKKHAETQLVLTALDWVILRPSALRNEPGAGTVDLGLAKVHEEIRRDDVAVTIAELLRQPTVNRVILEVTGGTTPIEGAVAAMKP
- a CDS encoding AraC family transcriptional regulator, whose amino-acid sequence is MNEHEDLCRLVPLTERQAKRYGMHTHIDGLTLSCFTRASEPFVTVQHPVYSVVLQGEKEAMICDQLVRYTAGQSLIAGVDLPVTSRIVEASTATPYLAISVALDLSNVAELIGNQAHGPAAEAAAPFGVMDFDPALADPLARLLELLDRPADVPILAPMINREIVWRLLHSPFAPLLQALAWPEGNIARIGRATQWIRENVSEPLRVAELAERVNMSVPSFHRHFKTVTTVSPLQFQKQMRLHIARKRLLAAESVAAVAYNVGYESLSQFNRDYRKFYGLAPTQDVATLRQELRDRGSPNGAASAARLPPIPNESTR
- a CDS encoding amidase produces the protein MSEDIIFSDATELAERIRSKEVSPVEVVEAHLDRIQAVDPKINAIVTLAGDAITEAKRAEAAILAGDDVGPLHGVPFTAKDSIDTKGVLTQRGSPIFRGRIPEADATSVARMKQAGGILLAKTNLPEFSYWIESDNLLSGRSNNPWDVTRTPGGSSGGESAAIAAGMSPIGLGTDLAISVRGPAAQTGIVSLKATHGRVPMTGIYPRAPRRFWHVGPMARSIRDLALAYSQLAGPDGKDAFATSIGRFDAGIGRQPDRQLRVGWLVEPGFGPIDPEVGATVQAAAKALEDLGLHVEPVRIPALEKDFALDVFNRLHVMEMKPKFAAVTAGHEGDMYKMSKTMLSLPDTSMTAFIEAEQAAERLRDGYAAYFEQFDALVTPVLPLPAHPHGQDEFVINGQTVDATYLQGATVPLNITGLPGISMRFGTSKEGLPINVQIVGSWLAESTILHVASLLERASPVRGLHPTL